From Trichoderma atroviride chromosome 1, complete sequence, one genomic window encodes:
- a CDS encoding uncharacterized protein (EggNog:ENOG41), with the protein MLLSTLSKSTMAPYIVSINNQSNRKQAYAIFAAAPVIKRNGVSTIDVVTRIITSVRGVASPQGQASFMLSKKLFATCGVYDVEADPSPQNQHRKRIGTGIEVVDQRPVDLGCSDEHGRPVPGTTLRIECSDGTPAFTKEEITRSGAPGCFSILTGRDFSVKEASNNQYVVGFCSSMRQNIGPYATFVPEPGQEYQIAPSKIFYVVVGQFNPYDLTSPTLKDSQSTCKVDFGALGTDQVTLTHNDTGGLIRMRVPGEEATSPVNFDVSGSSAPADLGSNVTATRSD; encoded by the exons ATGCTGCTTTCGACCTTGTCGAAGAGCACCATGGCGCCGTATATTGTCTCCATCAACAATCAGTCCAATAGGAAGCAGGCGTACGCCATCTTCGCCGCTGCCCCCGTCATCAAGCGCAATGGGGTCTCGACCATCGACGTCGTCACccgcatcatcaccagcgtCCGGGGCGTCGCCAGCCCCCAGGGCCAGGCCAGCTTCATGCTGTCCAAGAAGCTCTTTGCGACATGCGGCGTTTACGACGTCGAAGCTGACCCATCACCCCAGAACCAGCACAGGAAGCGCATTGGCACGGGCATCGAGGTCGTTGACCAGCGCCCCGTCGACCTCGGATGCTCAGATGAGCACGGTAGGCCTGTCCCCGGAACAACGCTCCGGATTGAGTGTTCTGATGGTACGCCGGCGTTTACCAAGGAGGAAATCACCCGGTCGGGCGCCCCTGGTTGTTTTTCCATCCTGACTGGTCGAGACTTCTCGGTCAAAGAAGCTAGTAACA ACCAGTACGTTGTTGGCTTCTGTTCGTCCATGCGCCAGAATATTGGACCCTATGCCACCTTCGTCCCCGAGCCGGGCCAAGAGTACCAGATCGCGCCGTCCAAGATATTCTACGTCGTGGTGGGTCAATTCAACCCCTACGACCTGACCAGCCCGACTCTGAAAGACAGCCAATCGACGTGCAAGGTGGACTTTGGCGCGCTGGGGACGGACCAAGTCACCTTAACCCATAATGATACAGGTGGGCTTATCAGGATGAGGGTTCCTGGCGAGGAGGCGACGTCGCCGGTAAACTTTGATGTCTCAGGGTCATCCGCACCTGCCGACTTGGGGTCGAATGTTACTGCTACTCGCTCGGATTGA
- a CDS encoding uncharacterized protein (EggNog:ENOG41~TransMembrane:1 (o1023-1042i)), whose protein sequence is MMDSDSDTDESNDYENEYEQDAGDYVHSKDKKSSQEQYKAAVKAIKTTIYDREIDVDKFLNEHGAVAGQSSVLASENLLHAIVDMIKRDDMKSENVECLVQRLVEDHPNLLVHQNNDGYNPIHMAIRDFTHQLAEYMISACIGSKTPSAKQSLDNAFLQTAQGDRTCLHAAFLGKLNLSTARMLLENASDNALAAQDDNKNTPMHYAASFKQCTTTGAEIMNLFIARDLDATRQKTSSETTFLDLANAEGRSVYEELQYSKQTEIDRYRAKKKERNSYQVPDHPTSAARPAVNMPPKDPKEDGKLQTSMRDAASSIVFRGKEAKMDDREKERQRKKAEEARLRAEAEEALERKSHVDRMRGQETTGHDASRSSQSRTTVTENQTLTVPAPSNVRRSPTKPMESPANPSIKRRDTGRLDVKSEQGSLATEAPRNVNKPNITAERSAKRRICKEILLKLKLHYMRTRSSEMVLSFLYGANMNDVQISFDYDRLPAKVVWNEFVKQFGQDNKSGFKFDRVLQYVTFPRVEVTVKGRLADREREAENRQQEYLGRKDMVYFFNWLYEKGVRHIIRVSVSDSGDLGEKVHTDRSIQQCLERFVVESLYWQKTDLDPETILRVSARSLEKVVPTNEDPKNVELLPDRQLRELWLRWSGSNAVLRAWSEPEGLPMLPRLERVHLLTPAASKMHDDPQWIKQKFEEFRLRLNKNFRDARDKRVELREEDAFEATGEIKVTLKAVDVDGDSKLTAQGVSNFTSSTPVNGINSHRWLGSTSRFAGNMKHFWDATLEQWTNSPNKPMRPESNVEGDVEDDVVVALIDDGVDRLDNTLSGQVLEGKSFDYHDDQVRPPFSSARGHGTVMASMILRVCPMAKIYPIRLRTYDTDGGKSQIDRKYAAQAIKAALAKNATIISMSWTLPKSSPDNETEDELHEILKVAVRQKVLMFCSSPDEGKFTEVDYPSGPWRDHFFRIGAARANGTVFDWTPDDGISFVLPGVDVVKEQAGRTSSETQSLGVTSRVADFKYETGSSVATALAAGLAAMIIYCVKASIMAIRIAYPNPESVIGIAITNDHLARISKHDAMKQAFSTLGKVTPNRFIQVWEKLDTISSVLEAARSREPTEEDQRKLTQSFVNFGSMLLNGKQLDVKVVDI, encoded by the exons ATGATGGATTCGGACAGTGATACAGACGAGTCAAACGACTATGAGAATGAATACGAACAAGACGCGGGCGATTATGTCCacagcaaagacaaaaaaagttCCCAAGAACAATATAAGGCGGCAGTCAAGGCAATCAAAACAACAATATACGACAGAGAGATCGATGTCGATAAATTTCTTAACGAACACGGCGCCGTCGCCGGCCAGTCCTCTGTCCTTGCCTCAGAAAATCTATTGCACGCCATAGTGGATATGATCAAACGCGACGACATGAAGTCCGAAAATGTGGAATGTCTTGTTCAGCGACTAGTTGAAGATCACCCAAATCTTCTGGTACATCAAAACAACGACGGATACAACCCAATACATATGGCAATTAGAGACTTCACGCATCAACTGGCTGAATACATGATCTCTGCCTGCATCGGGAGTAAGACTCCATCTGCTAAGCAAAGTCTTGATAACGCATTCCTACAGACCGCGCAAGGCGATAGAACATGTCTACATGCTGCCTTCTTAGGAAAATTGAATCTCAGCACGGCCAGAATGCTACTAGAGAATGCCAGCGACAATGCTTTAGCAGCCCAAGACGATAATAAGAATACACCGATGCACTATGCAGCATCGTTCAAGCAATGTACTACTACTGGTGCTGAAATCATGAACCTGTTTATCGCCCGTGATCTGGACGCTACACGGCAGAAAACATCATCTGAGACAACTTTTCTCGATTTAGCAAATGCTGAAGGACGTTCCGTCTATGAGGAGCTTCAGTACTCAAAACAAACCGAGATTGATCGATATcgggcaaagaaaaaggagcgTAATTCGTATCAGGTGCCGGATCATCCAACCAGCGCTGCTCGGCCTGCAGTTAATATGCCACCGAAAGATCCCAAGGAAGACGGCAAATTGCAAACCAGCATGAGAGATGCTGCATCATCGATAGTCTTTAGAGGCAAAGAGGCAAAGATGGACGATCGCGAAAAGGAACGtcagagaaagaaggcagaggaggcCAGATTAAGAGcggaggcagaagaagcgctCGAACGCAAGAGCCATGTTGACCGTATGAGAGGCCAAGAAACTACTGGCCACGATGCCAGTAGAAGCTCTCAATCTCGGACTACTGTCACAGAGAATCAGACTCTTACAGTGCCCGCTCCGTCGAATGTTAGAAGGAGTCCGACTAAGCCGATGGAGTCGCCGGCTAATCCGTCaatcaaaagaagagacacgGGTCGATTGGACGTCAAGTCAGAGCAAGGTAGCCTGGCCACCGAAGCTCCTCGTAACGTCAATAAACCCAATATTACTGCCGAAAGGAGTGCGAAACGAAGAATTTGCAAAGAAATACTCCTAAAATTGAAGCTACACTATATGAGAACTAGGAGCTCCGAGATGGTACTTTCTTTCCTCTACGGAGCAAATATGAATG ATGTCCAAATCAGCTTTGATTACGATCGTTTGCCGGCCAAAGTTGTATGGAACGAGTTTGTGAAGCAGTTCGGCCAAGACAACAAATCCGGCTTCAAATTTGATAGAGTATTGCAGTATGTGACGTTTCCCCGAGTCGAGGTGACCGTCAAGGGTCGTCTTGCGGACCGTGAGAGGGAAGCAGAAAATAGGCAGCAGGAGTATCTTGGTCGCAAAGATATGGTGTACTTTTTTAACTGGCTTTATGAGAAGGGGGTCCGCCACATTATCAGAGTATCTGTTAGTGACTCTGGTGACCTGGGAGAAAAGGTTCATACAGACCGGTCTATTCAACAATGTCTTGAACGTTTTGTCGTTGAATCCCTTTATTGGCAAAAGACAGACTTGGATCCCGAAACAATCCTGAGAGTGAGTGCgaggagcttggagaaggtGGTACCCACAAACGAAGATCCAAAGAATGTGGAGCTTCTTCCGGATAGGCAATTAAGAGAGCtgtggctgagatggagtGGGAGTAATGCTGTGCTTCGGGCATGGAGCGAGCCGGAAGGCTTGCCAATGCTGCCTCGATTAGAAAGAGTCCATCTTCTTACCCCAGCGGCCAGCAAG ATGCATGACGATCCCCAGTGGATTAAACAAAAGTTTGAAGAGTTTCGGTTAAGACTCAACAAAAACTTTAGAGACGCTCGAGACAAGAGGGTCGaattgagagaagaagatgcattTGAAGCAACTGGAGAGATCAAAGTTACACTAAAAGCCGTAGATGTTGACGGCGACTCTAAGCTAACAGCTCAAGGCGTCTCTAATTTCACGTCGTCTACTCCTGTCAATGGTATCAACTCACATCGGTGGTTAGGCTCCACGTCCAGATTTGCTGGCAATATGAAGCATTTCTGGGATGCTACACTAGAGCAATGGACTAATAGTCCGAACAAGCCGATGCGCCCCGAAAGTAACGTCGAAGGTGACGTAGAAGACGATGTTGTTGTGGCTTTGATCGATGACGGCGTCGATAGGTTGGACAATACCCTTTCTGGTCAAGTTCTGGAAGGGAAGAGTTTTGACTACCATGACGACCAAGTGCGGCCGCCCTTCTCATCGGCGAGAGGCCACGGGACAGTCATGGCCAGCATGATTCTGCGTGTATGCCCCATGGCCAAGATATATCCTATACGACTCAGGACTTACGACACAGACGGAGGCAAAAGCCAGATCGACCGAAAATACGCGGCACAG GCAATCAAAGCAGCGCTCGCTAAAAACGCCACTATCATTTCCATGTCATGGACACTGCCGAAATCATCACCCGATAATGAAACTGAAGATGAGC TCCATGAGATTCTGAAAGTAGCCGTCAGACAAAAGGTCCTCATGTTCTGCTCGTCGCCTGATGAAGGGAAATTCACCGAAGTCGACTATCCAAGCGGCCCCTGGCGCGACCACTTCTTCCGTATCGGCGCTGCCCGTGCTAATGGCACCGTTTTTGATTGGACCCCAGACGACGGTATCTCCTTTGTCCTCCCCGGCGTCGACGTAGTAAAAGAACAGGCGGGGAGGACCTCGTCCGAGACGCAGTCGCTTGGCGTCACAAGTCGCGTGGCTGACTTCAAGTACGAAACGGGCTCGAGCGTGGCTAcagctctggctgctggtctgGCCGCCATGATTATATACTGCGTAAAGGCCAGTATCATGGCCATTAGAATCGCCTATCCGAACCCGGAGTCTGTCATAGGCATCGCAATTACAAACGACCATCTGGCAAGGATTTCCAAGCATGATGCCATGAAGCAAGCTTTCTCTACCTTGGGCAAGGTAACGCCCAACAGGTTTATTCAAGTATGGGAAAAGCTGGACACCATCAGCAGTGTACTGGAGGCGGCGCGGTCTAGGGAGCCCACAGAAGAGGACCAAAGGAAACTCACGCAGTCCTTTGTAAATTTTGGGTCGATGCTCCTTAATGGCAAACAATTAGATGTGAAAGTGGTAGATATATGA
- a CDS encoding uncharacterized protein (EggNog:ENOG41), whose product MPDYEDAVETIRLDMYEAGGEEGSGFHVFNVASDQYHRAEVLQRTGAIDITCRLEKVIHGAMSADSDRYASLVVLQWFFQPNNRRRISEASIELLFEAEDSGGGHDVEVERISFDGTYSLMPTSQHESLTTGGDASIAINQLASVSLSGKWEQVIDRQTWDAITLSGGKRIVNNRPPNRIAKWILSENKSQPKGIPTSLKVAVLVSRLEEKKFTCRVAFACKTDMKTAAESLFKKIPKDDPIVFQPDCHDEGTRPNKSVSYGDDRLGGVDLDEVGDVTFRTVIMRGEKTLN is encoded by the coding sequence ATGCCTGACTATGAAGATGCGGTTGAAACCATCCGGCTGGATATGTATGAGgctggaggcgaagaaggaagcGGCTTCCACGTCTTCAACGTCGCCTCGGACCAGTATCATCGCGCCGAGGTCCTTCAGCGGACGGGCGCCATCGACATTACCTGCAGGCTTGAAAAGGTGATCCATGGGGCCATGTCGGCCGACAGCGATCGGTACGCGAGCCTGGTTGTTCTACAGTGGTTCTTTCAACCTAATAATAGACGCCGCATTTCCGAGGCCTCTATTGAGCTTCTGTTCGAAGCAGAAGACTCTGGCGGTGGCCATGATGTCGAAGTTGAACGGATCTCATTCGACGGCACATACAGCTTGATGCCTACATCGCAACATGAGAGCCTCACTACGGGAGGCgacgccagcatcgccatcaaccaaCTGGCCAGCGTCAGTTTAAGCGGCAAATGGGAACAAGTGATTGATAGGCAAACCTGGGACGCTATCACATTGAGCGGCGGGAAACGTATCGTTAACAACAGGCCCCCGAATCGCATCGCCAAATGGATCCTCTCAGAAAATAAATCACAACCTAAAGGCATCCCGACATCTCTGAAAGTCGCTGTTCTCGTTTCGAGgctggaggaaaagaaatttaCTTGCCGAGTGGCATTCGCATGTAAGACAGATATGAAGACGGCTGCAGAGAGCCTCTTTAAGAAAATACCTAAAGATGACCCAATTGTTTTTCAACCAGATTGTCATGATGAGGGGACGCGCCCAAACAAGAGTGTATCTTATGGAGACGACAGGCTGGGGGGCGTGGATCTTGACGAGGTCGGCGATGTGACCTTCAGAACTGTCATTATGCGCGGGGAAAAGACACTGAATTAG
- a CDS encoding uncharacterized protein (EggNog:ENOG41), whose amino-acid sequence MEEIIGEETSHSEVPAPIMETSLALPIGEVPQELEAEFERPSNKDQDDNMDTLSVKTTTDQIFDESREPQTNLDQRKLGLSIVRNFGWSGSNYDDYE is encoded by the coding sequence ATGGAAGAGATAATAGGAGAGGAAACAAGCCACAGCGAAGTTCCAGCTCCAATTATGGAGACAAGCTTGGCGCTCCCCATTGGAGAAGTGCCTCAAGAGTTGGAGGCCGAGTTTGAGAGGCCGAGCAATAAAGATCAAGACGACAACATGGATACATTGAGTGTAAAGACCACGACAGATCAAATCTTTGACGAATCGAGAGAGCCACAAACCAATTTGGATCAGCGAAAACTAGGACTGAGTATTGTCCGAAACTTCGGTTGGTCAGGTTCTAACTATGACGATTATGAGTAG
- a CDS encoding uncharacterized protein (EggNog:ENOG41), whose protein sequence is MSLARPDKFGKIAILTTAIVFLGTPHRFNSLEDLEDQVLALIMLQGPSIRTQLLRKVKRLADQVERANQEFLSTKLFDRATIFNVFSQNIHETRNQRPFDGEATHDTVTENDYDALDAPAEDTPFSSSTYAVGHSFESVGRYGLKKLDHLHMVSGDGPDESWVRRIFKMFNMDGCPIRINYQFLPLQAWLLSLAPPTRQFDTPYDSMLPMSATVSWIMEQRPFSELRRTDKRPTVIHLHGDGSPQIDIGQISRHLYVNYDDSKATSARYRIPSTSVVYFEFDLWDSRYNSILSMLVYFVNILSWRFFTLDNTFGQWEKIFRVTKSCSLENIWLLYKEMLSFTRVSELTFFIGCFDQCYEEERKWFLQGILSIQSYCEGNPSFILSTSRKDGLAFESMPDDKRINLKDCPALGRPTIRNMLTNELRSGLIDLTARRPIYEIVQLRLEALLEECSDTPYLGFVILRWLGNYRRGASKSEIAELLRQLSPVTVENTVRVIISSLRNKDQSRAKNIYNWIKYAAEPWTAESLSEALTIQQQLSEDSTVGKEPFLNDVDPQDLVLSIEKVFGGIIIILNRDIKFSHPSFYNVCIDGTVRKGEVEGERVNGEIATACLRYFKLKGAQEKLAMLFPGSLDGGPWATLLDATVIAHQQDSMAGYAIRFWPQHYNASGTVKPSHLVRDLFSDRAARAAWEVPFFFFSNPLTRINRSYVSSLPVFAMLGLEDLIHEDLESHKSQAGFSKDCWYAITEASRVGYIAIVQRLLDQLPVDEGELRNALFWAAAYGKDGAADILIQHIPDISSFQWPEHILHQAAAAGLDNILAALIKAGHNMNEPGPLWGASAVALAVWGNHISTVEFLIHSDAKIDLSTSNDDGDDALMQAILVWEPHMVDIILQGGGSVRTKNKYGAGPVYLATHFCRYEALRRLLAVNAEFESDQQDDAGNIYTRLPLLEAARIGSLECARLLLDASVARQNAHTGTAPGDVLPSTGSSSHTYITRMLLENGPIPPDNTQRAGQLLIKAINSGNVQLVSLLIERGASINYYEVPLTTAARNGSVEMVSLLLEKGADVNEVDKDGNKYSPLFSAIYADKVEVARLLLKRDADPDWEGYTGWSMLNAAYNTPDLIPELLQKGLDPDHQCVYGSVLHMAARWGYPKTMKVLLESDPKPNLDLVYGDAEIFSESVAAERIIQNELGLTPLLIACQSHEPECVELLLKAGADPHFHTKNDINASDILMRGGEFEKAARCLGILLSGPYGASAARKVDKKGNTPLHNIKKKTLVSVLQLLVKAGVPVDSKNKDGYTPLAVAVQRSNEAAAKYLIECGATRMGSILHLACLQGSLSLVRLLIQEGADLKALELEHGRSLLYTALRIDDEAACSQMVRYLVDEVKVMLDQPGGRFKYPIIRAAHMARGPGSAGLKALKFLIRRKARLEVADDQGRRAIHVAAASGWKDGLRALVEAGVDVNVRDKLGRLPIHFAASVCHQGNLEYLLGRFKDIDVNAADDDNWTSLLWAARTSVLENVVQLRQRGADVWVRGRGRVQDFKSEDTWSALKLARFAGRDSSWNEHLAPKDGTRINENGDEVEWNDSLHQSKPGDRKLIKCESCFTASGAYFMYGV, encoded by the exons ATGTCATTGGCCCGTCCTGATAAATTTGGGAAGATAGCAATTCTAACTACAGCAATT GTCTTCCTCGGCACTCCTCATCGATTCAATTCTTTGGAGGACCTTGAAGACCAAGTTCTTGCACTAATTATGCTTCAAGGGCCTTCCATCAGGACTCAGCTACTGAGAAAGGTCAAGAGGCTTGCTGACCAGGTAGAGAGAGCTAATCAAGAATTTCTGAGCACCAAACTGTTCGATCGGGCTACTATTTTCAACGTCTTCTCTCAGAACATTCACGAGACCAGGAATCAACGACCATTTGATGGCGAAGCCACCCATGATACAGTTACCGAGAATGATTACGATGCTCTGGATGCACCTGCAGAGGATACTCCCTTCTCGAGCTCCACATATGCTGTGGGACACTCGTTTGAATCAGTAGGAAGATATGGTCTGAAAAAACTGGATCATTTACATATGGTCAGCGGAGATGGACCAGACGAAAGCTGGGTTAGGCGCATCTTCAAGATGTTTAACATGGATGGCTGCC CCATCAGGATCAATTATCAGTTTCTTCCGCTACAAGCATGGCTCTTATCGCTGGCTCCTCCGACGCGGCAATTCGATACGCCATATGATTCAATGCTGCCCATGTCTGCGACGGTAAGCTGGATCATGGAGCAAAGGCCATTCTCAGAACTTAGAAGGACAGACAAACGCCCCACAGTCATCCATTTGCATGGAGATGGGAGCCCTCAAATTGATATTGGTCAAATCTCTCGGCATCTTTATGTTAACTATGACGATTCAAAGGCCACGAGTGCCAGGTATCGAATACCTAGTACAAGCGTCGTTTACTTTGAATTTGATTTGTGGGATTCCAGATACAACAGCATTTTATCTATGCTGGTATACTTTGTCAATATTTTATCCTGGCGCTTCTTTACCCTGGATAATACGTTCGGCCAGTGGGAAAAGATCTTCAGAGTCACCAAATCCTGTTCATTGGAGAACATCTGGCTCTTATATAAAGAAATGTTGTCATTCACCCGTGTCTCGGAGCTCACGTTCTTCATAGGCTGCTTTGACCAGTGTTATGAGGAGGAGCGCAAGTGGTTTTTACAGGGCATTTTGAGTATTCAGAGTTACTGCGAGGGCAACCCTAGCTTTATCCTGTCTACTTCCAGGAAAGATGGTTTGGCATTTGAATCAATGCCCGACGATAAGCGCATTAATCTGAAGGACTGCCCTGCGCTCGGTCGGCCAACTATCAGGAACATGTTGACCAATGAACTCCGGTCAGGTCTGATTGATCTCACAGCAAGGCGTCCCATCTATGAAATTGTCCAGTTACGGCTTGAGGCCCTCCTTGAAGAATGCAGCGATACACCGTATCTGGGTTTTGTCATCTTAAGATGGCTTGGCAATTACCGCCGTGGAGCCTCAAAGTCTGAGATCGCTGAGCTTCTAAGGCAACTCTCACCTGTCACCGTAGAGAATACAGTGCGTGTCATTATTTCCTCGTTGAGAAATAAAGATCAGTCAAGGGCCAAAAATATATACAACTGGATCAAATATGCAGCAGAACCATGGACTGCAGAATCGTTAAGTGAGGCGCTTACTATACAGCAACAACTGTCTGAAGATTCAACAGTTGGAAAGGAACCCTTCCTCAATGATGTTGATCCTCAAGACCTCGTACTCAGCATCGAGAAAGTATTCGGCGGAATTATCATCATCTTGAATCGCGACATCAAGTTCAGCCACCCATCGTTCTATAACGTTTGCATTGACGGGACGGTACGAAAAGGCGAAGTTGAAGGAGAAAGAGTCAATGGCGAGATTGCCACAGCGTGCTTACGATACTTCAAGTTGAAAGGCGCAcaggagaagctggcaatGCTCTTCCCCGGAAGTCTCGACGGAGGTCCATGGGCCACTTTGCTTGATGCAACAGTCATTGCCCACCAGCAAGACAGCATGGCCGGATATGCGATACGGTTTTGGCCTCAGCACTACAACGCCAGTGGTACAGTTAAACCTAGTCATTTGGTTCGCGATCTGTTCTCTGACCGGGCGGCTCGAGCCGCCTGGGAGgtgcctttctttttcttctccaaccCACTCACTCGGATCAACAGAAGCTACGTCTCTTCATTGCCGGTATTCGCTATGCTAGGTCTCGAGGATCTAATTCATGAAGATTTAGAGTCTCATAAAAGCCAGGCTGGATTTTCCAAGGACTGCTGGTATGCCATCACGGAGGCATCGAGAGTGGGATATATAGCTATCGTTCAGCGATTACTTGACCAACTTCCTGTAGATGAAGGCGAGCTCAGAAACGCCTTGTTTTGGGCCGCAGCTTACGGGAAAGATGGCGCGGCAGACATTCTAATTCAGCATATTCCAGATATCAGTAGCTTCCAGTGGCCAGAACACATCTTGCAtcaagccgctgctgctggattaGACAACATCCTTGCGGCTCTCATCAAAGCTGGGCACAACATGAACGAGCCTGGTCCTCTCTGGGGTGCATCTGCAGTCGCACTAGCGGTATGGGGGAATCATATCTCTACAGTGGAGTTTCTGATACATTCTGATGCCAAGATTGACCTCTCAACGAGCaacgacgatggcgacgatgcaCTCATGCAGGCCATCCTGGTGTGGGAGCCGCACATGGTGGACATTATTCTCCAAGGAGGTGGTAGTGTTCGTACCAAAAACAAATACGGTGCAGGACCTGTGTACCTAGCCACTCATTTTTGCAGATATGAGGCACTAAGACGACTCTTGGCGGTCAATGCGGAGTTTGAGAGCGACCAGCAGGATGATGCAGGGAATATCTACACACGACTACCCTTGCTTGAGGCAGCGAGGATTGGCTCCCTAGAATGCGCTCGCCTGCTGTTGGATGCAAGTGTTGCTCGTCAAAATGCTCACACTGGCACGGCCCCAGGAGATGTGCTGCCCAGTACTGGTTCGAGCAGTCACACGTATATTACTCGCATGCTGCTTGAGAATGGCCCAATCCCACCAGACAATACTCAGAGAGCTGGGCAGCTACTGATTAAGGCTATTAATTCGGGCAATGTCCAACTTGTTTCGCTACTGATAGAACGTGGAGCTTCCATCAATTACTACGAAGTGCCCTTGACAACGGCGGCTCGGAACGGTAGTGTGGAAATGGTGAGCTTGCTTCTTGAGAAAGGGGCCGACGTTAACGAGGTAGACAAGGACGGAAATAAATATTCGCCTCTATTTAGCGCCATCTATGCAGACAAGGTCGAGGTTGCAAGATTATTGTTGAAGAGAGATGCCGATCCGGATTGGGAGGGTTATACGGGATGGAGCATGCTGAACGCCGCCTACAATACTCCGGACCTAATTCCTGAGTTGCTCCAAAAAGGTCTGGATCCTGATCATCAATGCGTCTATGGAAGTGTTCTTCACATGGCTGCACGATGGGGCTATCCAAAGACGATGAAAGTCTTGCTAGAGTCTGATCCTAAGCCCAACTTGGATCTCGTATACGGCGACGCTGAAATCTTCTCAGAGAGTGTGGCTGCGGAGCGCATTATTCAGAATGAACTTGGTCTCACGCCTTTGTTGATCGCCTGCCAAAGCCATGAGCCCGAGTGCGTTGAGCTCTTGTTGAAGGCCGGTGCGGATCCTCACTTCCATACAAAAAATGACATCAACGCCTCTGATATACTCATGCGCGGAGGAGAATTCGAGAAAGCTGCGCGATGCCTTGGGATACTTCTATCTGGACCCTACGGGGCATCAGCAGCGCGAAAAGTGGACAAGAAAGGAAATACGCCATTGCACAATATCAAAAAGAAGACACTCGTATCTGTGCTACAGCTTTTGGTCAAAGCTGGAGTGCCCGTGGACAGTAAGAATAAGGATGGATATACTCCTTTAGCCGTCGCCGTCCAAAGGAGTAACGAAGCCGCGGCCAAGTACCTCATCGAGTGCGGAGCCACTCGTATGGGCAGTATCCTGCATCTAGCTTGCTTACAAGGTTCCTTGAGCCTCGTAAGACTGCTTATACAAGAGGGCGCGGATCTCAAGGCCTTAGAGCTGGAACATGGCAGGTCGCTTCTCTATACGGCACTCCGTATAGATGATGAGGCGGCATGTAGCCAGATGGTGCGATATCTGGTAGATGAGGTCAAGGTTATGCTTGACCAACCAGGCGGTCGATTCAAATATCCCATCATTCGAGCCGCTCATATGGCACGTGGGCCCGGTAGTGCTGGGCTGAAGGCGCTCAAGTTTCTCATCCGGCGCAAGGCGAGACTTGAGGTAGCGGACGATCAAGGGCGTCGTGCGATACACGTAGCAGCGGCATCGGGGTGGAAAGATGGCCTCCGTGCCCTTGTCGAAGCAGGTGTAGATGTAAATGTTCGAGACAAGCTTGGGCGCCTGCCGATCCATTTTGCGGCCTCAGTATGTCATCAAGGCAACCTTGAATATCTGCTAGGCCGGTTCAAGGACATCGACGTCAACGCGGCAGATGACGATAATTGGACATCGCTGCTATGGGCTGCCCGGACGAGCGTCCTTGAAAACGTGGTCCAACTTCGTCAAAGGGGTGCTGATGTATGGGttcgaggtcgaggtcgaGTTCAAGATTTCAAGTCAGAGGATACGTGGTCGGCGTTGAAACTGGCTCGTTTCGCGGGTAGGGACTCTTCGTGGAATGAGCATCTCGCTCCAAAGGATGGTACGAGGATCAACGAGAATGGCGATGAAGTGGAATGGAACGACTCACTTCACCAAAGCAAGCCTGGAGATCGAAAACTGATCAAGTGTGAGAGCTGCTTTACGGCAAGTGGTGCTTATTTTATGTACGGAGTCTGA
- a CDS encoding uncharacterized protein (EggNog:ENOG41~SECRETED:SignalP(1-18)): MLFKLAIAIIASTVGVSALGINCEGSAYCSGVLGNPGANDEPLPDMVDIIDYGIDDNRWYPAGEHIACDQPSGVCAFVQKTSGAMGTDIARVVRDLANHGCTVCGSVPLGFPGTNDVNNGEVTFNFVGLDDMGSCSGLC; this comes from the coding sequence ATGTTGTTCAAACTTGCCATTGCTATAATCGCCTCTACAGTGGGAGTTTCCGCTCTAGGTATCAACTGCGAAGGCAGCGCCTACTGCTCCGGTGTGTTGGGCAATCCCGGGGCCAACGACGAACCGCTACCAGACATGGTGGACATTATCGACTATGGGATTGATGACAATCGATGGTATCCAGCAGGAGAGCATATTGCCTGTGATCAGCCGTCTGGTGTCTGCGCCTTTGTACAGAAGACTAGCGGTGCTATGGGTACTGATATTGCTCGAGTTGTCCGCGATCTCGCAAACCATGGCTGCACCGTTTGTGGAAGTGTGCCCTTGGGCTTTCCTGGCACCAACGATGTCAATAATGGAGAGGTGACTTTCAACTTTGTTGGGTTGGACGATATGGGTAGCTGCAGCGGTCTTTGCTAA